From the genome of Nicotiana sylvestris chromosome 2, ASM39365v2, whole genome shotgun sequence, one region includes:
- the LOC138885942 gene encoding uncharacterized protein — protein MSHQVSAIVHSMAPKLEDPRVFTIPWTIRSADFDKALSDLGASINLMSYSVFKTLGIGQPRPTSIRLQMADRSMKQPLGIIDDVLVRVEKFILPADFVILDCEVDYEVPIILGRPFLATGKALVDIEVGELTFRLGDEKVVFHVCKSMKQPDSIEVCSFVDLVTAVIVDDTSAMINVEDPLEVVLLNLDFNDDASRVECVEATLAVLKGEKGQLDGLWLTFGE, from the exons ATgtctcaccaagttagtgctatagtgcattcaatggccccgaagcttgaagatccccgTGTTTTCACCATTCCTTGGACCATTAGGAGTGCGGATTTTGACAAGGCTCTATctgatttgggagctagtatcaatttaatgtcttactcagttttcaaaactttgggtattgggcaacctagacCGACTTCCATaaggttacaaatggcggatcgatcgatgaagcaacctttgggcattattgatgatgtgcttgtccgggtggaaaaattcatattgccggccgactttgtgattttggactgtgaagtggactatgaggtcccTATTATTCTAGGGAGGCCTTTCCTTGcgacggggaaggcattggttgatattgaagtgggtgagctcactttccgattgggagatgaaaaggttgtttttcatgtttgcaaatctatgaagcaacccgATAGCatcgaggtgtgctcatttgtagaccttgtcacagctgTCATTGTGGATGacaccagtgctatgatcaatgtggaggacccccTTGAGGTcgtgctattaaatcttgattTCAATGATGATGCAAgcagagtggagtgc gttgaggccactttggcggtgctcaAAGGCGAAAAAGgacaattggatggactttggctGACATTTGGGGAATAA